A window of Quercus robur chromosome 12, dhQueRobu3.1, whole genome shotgun sequence genomic DNA:
AGATACAAAATCATTATTTATACATTACAATGCAATTACTTATGAAAAGGAAACTTGATGGTATTTTTTTATGTGCGTGTTTGTTATTGGATaagagtaaaatttttttggtttaaaattttttaaagagccggattgtttgttttgaataaaaattagtttattaaacttaaattttgtttgttttgttattagtaatttttgttgttgagctaaTTATTTTTGGacttgttaattttgttttaaattttagatctatgattttttttttttatggcctttaaggatcaatgatatttttaaggGGTGTTCagatgtaattttattgaactaaattactaaaatataataCCTATGTGTAcaagtattaaaaaaagaaaaagaaaagaaaaagaaaagaaaaaagggagcTTGGAATTGCCCCCCAAGGCAATGACTAGCTATGTCCCAGTCTATGAGTGCCTTATCCAATTTTCTCGAATCTAGCATTGTCGTAGGCTCATCCTAAACATGGGTTTGTGAATAAGCTCCAAGCCTCGTGGACCAAAACCAAGAGAATTGAGCCGCCACTTATTGACTTGGGCTTAGTTCTAACCTAAATTTCCGGGTTCAAACTTGGGTAATAAGGATAGGGACAGGTTAGGCACCCATTTTCGTCCGATCTGAAACTCAACCTTCACTATTATCACATATCCAATTTCAATCAAAAgtctaataaaattaataaggaaaaataaaagtaaaaccttAGTCTAGACATACGTTTGAAAACAATTAACTAAAACAACTGTAAAAACAacatattcagcaaaaaaaaaactgtaaaaacaacataaaaaataagagagtTAGTAATAAAAAGGGAGGTAAAGTTATTAAAGTAGAAGACAGAATTGTGTACCCCTTAAACATTATAGTGTACAAAGTTCTAAGTCCCAAACACTGTTTTGAACAAAGTCCTGACAAGTCTCATTAGTAAAAATATCATACATTTGGACCACTATAACACACGCCATTGTTCCTGAGGGGACTCAGTTGTGAACTGAGcgttggcattttttttttggaagggggggggggggtggtgttggtatgtattgctattttttttttagcaaccATGAATAGTGAGTTCTCAAATATACAacctactatttatgggttttaaacataaaagaaatatattattggagagagagagagacaaagaggaagcgaggaaagagagatggaagagaagagagaaataattttttatattatttgagtgggttatatgtaaaaataacAACTAAGATGTTAGGTGTATTGTTAAATGAgttggtaaaataaataaaatagtgtttGAGGATGTAAAAAAAGACTTATTTTACATCCTCGAATGTGAATGTTTAGACTCAATAGATctttaatttctaaatttcaaattgaagGGATCAAATGTGCATAAGTCTTcataatagaaaaaagaataaataataaataatagatGCTATATATCACAGATTTTTTGTGCGTACAtgatggttttaaaaattttaaagaaaaaagaaaaagtataaataccccttctAATTTGTATATATGGAGTACAAATAAAAGGTACAGAAAAATTCATCAAAGGGCATCAATCATCTCCTCCAACTTCTCCTAGTTTgaaggaaattaaaaataaagggcTGCAGCCTGCAGAGCATTAGATTACCCCTCCAAATATTCTTTAAGTCCTATTTGgattgagaggagagagagggagagtagaATAGAGTAATCTGTTTATTTATTAGAAAACAAACAGACAGAAAGTGTAACCTTTCCACCTCTGCTCATTTCTCCCCATCCTATCACTCTTAATGGCAGACAATCTTATCAAGCTTTTTTTACCAGCATAAACATGAAtacaaaaatggaaatgaagcaaaactttttcaaatttaagtCTTTTTAAGTACTTAGAAAcccacaaataaaatatattacacGAGAAAGAAAAATGCATCCCATACCTTGCCCGCTGGTTTTCACCACCAAAAAATACAACCTTAAAGGTGGAACCCATACTTATGCTTACAATGTGACCTAAAATTTCTCGGTTCCAATGGACACCTAAGATAGCAACCATGGTTGCAGCTCTTTTCTGTAAGGAAAACAACTCATCAGTCCAAATCCCAAGAGAGCATCAAAATTGCTAAGTCTGCTATCAAACATCATATGAGAACATGCACCATTCTGTACAAACGTCTATTATCTCAATTTTCCAGCTAACTTCAATAGCCACCAAATTGTTGCTTTGAAACACCCCCATATCTCCCAGGCGTAACGCCACTGCTGCCATAAGCTGGAGGAACAGTGCTCAACCCCGGACAATCTCTTGCCCAATGCCCAGGTTGATGGCATTTAAAGCATTCACCAGAGCTTCCACCAACACTTGGCCCAGAAGAAACTCTACTAGCATAGCCCCCTCCCATGGACTGTCCAGGACCATTCATAATACTAGGACAATTTGCAGAGCTATGACCAGCACCCCCACAACTGTTACATTGTAGATATGAACCAGGAGTGCCAGTTGCAGCCATGGCATAACTATTATACTGATTTCCATACTGACCAACTTGATGTAATGGTGCACTAAACTCTTTACCAGAATTGATACTGTTCCCAGTATAGTTCACCACTGGTGGCGTTGGTTGCCTATTTCCAATATTCCCAACTGAAGTATTATTCAATCCAGGGTTAGGGGTGATACTTTCAGCCTTTGAAGCAATAGAACTATAATTCCCTGCTTTCAGCTTTTCCATCAAATCCAAAAGAAATCTGGATTCAGATGAAAAATTCACCTTATCTGCTTTGACCACTGTTGACTTTACACGTTGTTCATCACTAAATGTCTCCTCCTTTACTTTCAACttgaatatatatttagtaaaaaGAACCTTACGAAGGATTTCTCCAAATTTATCATCATCTTGCTCTTCATACTTCAGAAAATACAATTGTTTTGCAGGAATACCCATGATCTCCTCACCACATTCCTGAAATACGGTTACCCATGTTATGCCAGTATGGTCTTGTATCTGGCACTGGAGTATATACCTGTAGTCACATTCCTCAATTGACTGATCACACCTATCACACCGCCATTTCCCATCCCCATTATTTGAAACCTTTTTGTTGCATTGTCGATCACCAATCATGATAGGACACGCTGTGTAGCAGAAATTGTCAACCTTTATGAAGGCAATGGTTGCACTGACAGTGATCCAATCTGGCTTCTCCGATGTTCCTAGCCTCTCGTCCTTAATTTGCGATATAGTCTTTCGAATATCTGTCCTACCCACACTAACTTCCCTGGAAATTGAGACAGATGGGATGTTCCTTCCTTCCTCATCAAACCATCTTCTCAGGTTGTGAGCTTCTGGATAATTTGGCTCAATAAATAGTTGACTGGAAGAGATAGTACCCAATGACTTCCCATTGAAGTCATTTACTCTACCTGCTTTCACAGCTAGAACAGGGAAAAGCCCTGAATCACACATATTTTGCAGACTCTGTCCTTCTGCATTGCAAAAGTTTCCCCACAGAGTTAATTCAACACTTCGGCCAGACATATCCTTCAAGTGTAGGACTCTCCGCTGAGTTTCAGTACCATTTTTTCTCATTATTGAAGCAGGGGGACCAATAAAAGTTACAATACCAATAATGTCCATAATGCTGTTGTTGTCCATGCCTTCAATATCACTTATATGACGGAAGTGAAACTGCTGCTGTGGAATTGAGCTGTCGTCGTCAGAGCAAGGCTGTACCATTGACGTGCTCTCTAAGAAAATTTCCTGGTCATTTGGGAGGTGGTTATAAGCTTTTTGAGCAGGTCTTAAGCTTCCCTTGGAAATCAGATAAACCTTACCAACTTCAATCTGGTTGAAGAATTGATCAGCC
This region includes:
- the LOC126707942 gene encoding replication protein A 70 kDa DNA-binding subunit A-like isoform X2 — protein: MAMNLTEGAIMKMCRGELKAEDEGVKPILQVIKVMQVVTKAQQQPSSSSSTERYWVVLSDGTHQQQGILATQKNYFVNDGKLQKGSIVRLTQFVCNEVQRRMIIIIVDLDLIIEKSDLIGEPVPVAKPVVVQSPAGQPGTGTGNPQSFPGTSPVGGLVNKPNAAGASMEPPRINQSYGSAYSHNSDSGRYAAPNVPAAYPKIESSAGYPGSVSLGGSYGEQSFRNPRSEASRPPLNSSARQPQPVYQQPSSMYTNRGPIARNEAPPRIIPIAALNPYQGRWTIKARVTAKGELKHYNNPRGDGKVFSFDLLDSDGGEIRVTCFNAVADQFFNQIEVGKVYLISKGSLRPAQKAYNHLPNDQEIFLESTSMVQPCSDDDSSIPQQQFHFRHISDIEGMDNNSIMDIIGIVTFIGPPASIMRKNGTETQRRVLHLKDMSGRSVELTLWGNFCNAEGQSLQNMCDSGLFPVLAVKAGRVNDFNGKSLGTISSSQLFIEPNYPEAHNLRRWFDEEGRNIPSVSISREVSVGRTDIRKTISQIKDERLGTSEKPDWITVSATIAFIKVDNFCYTACPIMIGDRQCNKKVSNNGDGKWRCDRCDQSIEECDYRYILQCQIQDHTGITWVTVFQECGEEIMGIPAKQLYFLKYEEQDDDKFGEILRKVLFTKYIFKLKVKEETFSDEQRVKSTVVKADKVNFSSESRFLLDLMEKLKAGNYSSIASKAESITPNPGLNNTSVGNIGNRQPTPPVVNYTGNSINSGKEFSAPLHQVGQYGNQYNSYAMAATGTPGSYLQCNSCGGAGHSSANCPSIMNGPGQSMGGGYASRVSSGPSVGGSSGECFKCHQPGHWARDCPGLSTVPPAYGSSGVTPGRYGGVSKQQFGGY
- the LOC126707942 gene encoding replication protein A 70 kDa DNA-binding subunit A-like isoform X1 — protein: MAMNLTEGAIMKMCRGELKAEDEGVKPILQVIEVMQVVTKAQQQPTNSSSTERYRVVLSDGTHQQQGMLATQKNHFVKDGKLQKGSIVRLTHFVCNEVQRRMIIIIVDLDLIIEKSDLIGEPVPVAKPVVVQSPAGQPGTGTGNPQSFPGTSPVGGLVNKPNAAGASMEPPRINQSYGSAYSHNSDSGRYAAPNVPAAYPKIESSAGYPGSVSLGGSYGEQSFRNPRSEASRPPLNSSARQPQPVYQQPSSMYTNRGPIARNEAPPRIIPIAALNPYQGRWTIKARVTAKGELKHYNNPRGDGKVFSFDLLDSDGGEIRVTCFNAVADQFFNQIEVGKVYLISKGSLRPAQKAYNHLPNDQEIFLESTSMVQPCSDDDSSIPQQQFHFRHISDIEGMDNNSIMDIIGIVTFIGPPASIMRKNGTETQRRVLHLKDMSGRSVELTLWGNFCNAEGQSLQNMCDSGLFPVLAVKAGRVNDFNGKSLGTISSSQLFIEPNYPEAHNLRRWFDEEGRNIPSVSISREVSVGRTDIRKTISQIKDERLGTSEKPDWITVSATIAFIKVDNFCYTACPIMIGDRQCNKKVSNNGDGKWRCDRCDQSIEECDYRYILQCQIQDHTGITWVTVFQECGEEIMGIPAKQLYFLKYEEQDDDKFGEILRKVLFTKYIFKLKVKEETFSDEQRVKSTVVKADKVNFSSESRFLLDLMEKLKAGNYSSIASKAESITPNPGLNNTSVGNIGNRQPTPPVVNYTGNSINSGKEFSAPLHQVGQYGNQYNSYAMAATGTPGSYLQCNSCGGAGHSSANCPSIMNGPGQSMGGGYASRVSSGPSVGGSSGECFKCHQPGHWARDCPGLSTVPPAYGSSGVTPGRYGGVSKQQFGGY